GCGCGAACGGATAGACGAAGTGCTCGGGCTGGACGTCCCGCTCGAAACCTGGATGGAGGAGCACGCGGTCGAGCCCGACCTGATCGACGAGCGCCTGCAGGATCTCGCCGCGCAGAAGATGACCGACAAGATCGGCGACATTCCCGCAGACGCCTGGCGCCGGGTTGAGAAGAGCATCTTGCTGGAACGGCTCGACTATCACTGGAAGGAACACCTCGCCACGCTCGACGCGCTGCGGCAGGTCGTATTCCTGCGCGCCTACGCCCAGAAGACGCCGATCAACGAATACAAGCAGGAAGCCTTCGGCCTGTTCGAGAGCATGTTGGAAACACTGCGCGAGGATGTCACCAAGGTGCTGCTGACCGCCGAGTTCCGCCCCAGCGCACCGCCGCCCCCGCGCGCCCTGCCTGACCTGCCCAGCTTCCTGACCGGGCACATCGATCCGTTCACGGGCGAAGACAACTCCAACGACGGCGACGGATCCGCCACGCAGGCTGGCCTGTTTGGCACGCTGGCCGCATCGCCCGTTGCCTCCACCGGCAGCGGCGGTTCGCAGGTCGCCGATCCCTACGCGGCGATGAACGTCAGCCGCAACGCGCCATGCCCGTGCGGATCGGGCAGCAAGTACAAGCACTGCCACGGCGCGCAGCTTTAGCGCCCGCGCCCACAAGCTTCCTTTGCCCGTACTGCTGCGGTGATGTAGCTGTGCGGGCAAAGGAGTGCCTGCCATGATCCGTTTCGCCCCCGTCGCCGCAACTGTAGGCGCGCTGCTTGTCGCGACCGCTGGTTGCGCCACGATCGAGCAGGAGGAGCTCGGCGCGTTCGAGGCGTCGGAAGAACTCATGGCGGCCGTCATCAGCCCCGCGCGCCCGGCCGAGGACGTTGCCCGCGACGCGGCGAGGCTGCCGCTGGAAACCATTTCCTTTGCCGGCGTGGCGCCCGGCCAGACGATTGCCGAGATCGCGCCCGGCGGCGGCTACTACACCCGCATCCTGGCCCAGGCCGTCGGCTCGGAAGGCAAGGTCTACGCGCTGATGCCCGCCTCCTTTGCCAACCGGCCCGGCGGGCTCGACACGATCAATGCGCTGGCCGAACAGTATGGTAATATCGAAGTCGTCGTGGTCGAAAGCTACGCCAGCCTGACCTTGCCGGAGCAGGTGGACCTGGTGTGGACGACCGAGAACTACCACGACCTTGCAAACGGCGATGTCGCTGCCACCAATCGCTGGGCCTATGGCGCCGTGCGCCCGGGCGGCATCTACTTCGTGGAAGATCATGCCGCGCCCGGCACCGGCACTGCTGCAACCGCCACGCTTCACCGCATCGATCCTGCTACCGTGCGCCAGCAGGTGACGGCGGCCGGCTTCCGGTTCGAGGCGGAGAGCAACCATCTCGCCAACCCCGCCGATCCGCACACCGCGAACCCGCGCGATTTCGCCGGGGAAAGCGACAGGTTCGCCTTCCGCTTCAGGCGCTAGGCGCTAGGCGCGACCTCCACCCGTTGGAGCAGCCGCCAGCAGGCCCAGACCACGGCCAGGGAGACGATGCCATCCCAGGCGTAGTGCCAGGCAAGATGGAACGAGCCGACCCAGATGGCGAACGCATAGAGGCCCGCCAACGCTCTGGGCCACGGGTTTGCCACCCGGTCGCGCACCATCAGCCAGGTCAGCACGGCGAAGCCCACGTGGACCGAGGGCATGGCCGATATGCCGGAGCCGAAGCCCCCCGTCTCATAGGTCTCGAGCAGCCAGTCGGCGATGCTGAGCGCACTGATCGGCTGTATCGCGTCCGCTTCTGCCAGTCGTGCGAGAAGCGGCGCATAGTACGGGTCGCCATAGAAATGCTGGTAGAACACCGGACCGGCGCTGGACATCGCCAGCGCCATCGCGTTCCCCACCAGCAGCAGCACCACCAGCACACCCATGAACGCGCGAAGCTGGAAGGTGCGATCGCGGGATCCACCGATCCACACGGCCAGAAACGGGAACAGCGTGAACCACAACACGTAAAGCCGGTCGATCACGATGGTGCCCCACGGTCCCAGCAGCGCGTGGCTCACCCTCCACGGATCGGTGCCGAGAAACAGCCAGCGGTCCGCCGTCACCAGAGGCGGGTCCAGATAGAAGGGGACGATGCCCGGTATGTTGGCCTTGGCGAAAGAGAACGCTGCGCTGGGAAAGGCAATCAGGACGATCAATGCGCCGGGGATGAGTATGGCAGGTCCGTCCGCGCGTATCACGCTGCGAAGCGTCGGCGTCTCGCCGGCCAGGCGCAAGGCGCGCATGCGAACGATCGTCGCCAGGAGGGACGCGGCCAGCGCAATCACCAGCACCCGCGGCGAAACAGGCGCCAGCCACAGGGCACCGGTTCCGCTGAAAAGCGCGGAGATTGCCAGAGTGGGCAGCAAGGATACTGCAACGACGATGACCGCCGCCTGGGCGCGTGAGAGGACCAGCATGATGCGCCGCATGGTAAGGCGATATGCCTAATTTCCGGTGACTGGCGATAATCCGCCCGGCAGCGCGATGGCGCTAGTTGCGGAAAATGGCTCCCCGAGTTGGATTCGAACCAACGACCAAGTGATTAACAGTCACCTACTCTACCGCTGAGCTATCGGGGAGCAGCCTTATCGGCAGGAGTGCGCCTATATGGGCGGCAAATTGGTAATGCAAGCCCCCTTGCGCACGTGGCGATCAATGGACGAACTGTTCGGCCACGATCCGCTCGTCCAGCGCGTGTCCGGGATCGAACAGCAGGGTCATTTCCATGTCGGCGGCGATCTCCACGTGCACCTCGGCGACGTCGCGGACCTCCTTCTGATCGGCAACCACGGCCACGGGACGATTGCCCGGCTCGCGCACGCGGAAGCTGACGCGGCTGTTTTCGGGCAGGATCGCGCCCGGCCAGCGGCGCGGGCGGAAGGGGCTGATCGGGGTGAGCGCGAGCATACGCGAATCGAGCGGCAGGATCGGGCCGTTGGCGGACAGGTTATAGGCGGTGGATCCCATCGGTGTGGACAGCAGCACGCCATCGCCTGCCAGTTCGGGAATGCGGACCTTGCCGTTGACCGATATTTCCACCTTTGCGGTCTGCCGGGTCTCGCGCAGCAGGCTGACCTCGTTCAGCGCGCACGAGCGGTGGCTGCGACCATCCTGCGTTATCGCCTCCATCCGCAGTGGGCGCACCGCCATCGGCTTGGCCCTGCCAATGCGCTCCACAACGCCCGATGCACCGGCATAACGGTTCATCATGAAGCCCACCGTTCCAAGGTTGAGCCCGAACACCGGCAGCTTGCGCCCGGTGTCCAGCATGGCGTGCAGGGCATCGAGCATCGTGCCATCACCACCCAGCGCCACCAGCGTGTCGGCCTCTTCTATCGGCACGAACGGGATGCGTTCCGATAGCAGCCGGGCCGCATCGCGCGCACGCTCGGACGGCGAGTGGAGCAGTGCCAGATTTCGCGTTGCCGGTGTCTCGGCCACTGTATGTCCCTCCGCCCCCGTGAGCGGCGGACACTATGAAGCGTCGTCCCGATTTGCAACGCGGCATTCGCTGCGGCAGATTCGCCCGGCAATCTGCGCCATCGGCAGGGCCATGACATTTCCCGCCCAGATTTACGAACGCCGCACCCGCCACGATCGCCGGCGCGTCGATCCGCATCCGATCACGCACGACCTGGCAGAGGCGCTGGTGGCGGACGAGATCGACCTGATGTTCCAGCCGCAGTTCGCCAGCGATAGCCAGGCGCTTGTCGGGGCGGAGGCGCTGGTGCGCTGGCGGCATCCCAACCACGGCGTGCTGGCCGGCGATGCGCTGGTGGGGATTGCCCAGAGTGGCGGCATGGCGCGAAGGTTGGCGCGGCACATCGCCCGCAGCGCCCTGCGCGAGGCGGCAAGCTGGCCGCCTGTCCTGCGGCTGTCGCTCAACGTCACGGCGATGGACCTGGCCGACCGCAGCTTTGCCGAGGAGATGCTGGCGCTGGTGGCGCAAAGTGGCTTTCCGGCGGACCGCCTGACGCTGGAGATCACCGAACAGGCGCTGGTGGCCGACCTCGAGCGTTCGGCGAAACGTCTCGCCACACTGGCAGAGGCTGGCATCCGCATCGCGCTGGACGACTTTGGCGCGGGTTTCTGCAACTTTCGCTATCTCAAGACGCTGCCGATCGATGCCCTGAAGCTCGACCGTTCGATGATCGAAGGCGTGGCGCAGGACAAGCGCGACCTGGCGATCCTGCGCGGCATTCTTGCTATGGCCGACGCGCTCGGCCTGACGGTCATCGCCGAGGGCGTGGAAACCGACGACCAGCGCCTGATTGCCGCGCGCGAGGGGTGCGCGGTTTGGCAGGGGTTCCTGGGTGCCGAACCGATGGCCGCGAGCGACTTTACCCTCTTCGCGGCGCGTTGATTACCCGGCGACAGTCACGATGACCTTGCCCTTGGCGTGGCCCTGCTCGAGATAGGCGAAGGCGTCTTTCGTTTCGGCAAAGAGAAAGGTGCGGTCGATCTGCGGGTCGAGCTTGCCCGTTGCCATGAGCGCACCAAGTTCGGCCAGCTCTGCGCCCGAGGGATGCATGAACAGATAGCGGTAGGTCACGCCATGCCGCCGCGCCGCCGCGCGCTGCTTCAGGCTGGCGGCCCAGAATAGCGCCTTCAGCTTCCAGTCGCCGTTCAGATCCCTTTCGGCGGTGACCGGTTCGGGCACGCCGCCGATGGAAACGACCTTGCCGCCTTTGCGGACCACGGCAAAAGTGCGCATCAGCGTGTCGCCACCGATAAGGTCGAAGGCGCCGTCGACCTCGTCCGCCAGCACGTCCTCGAAATTCTCGGCGGTGTAATCAATTACCCGGTCGGCGCCCATGCGTTCTACCAGAGCGCGACCGCGGGGGGAGGCAGTGGTGGTGACATGGGCGCCGAGCCACTTGGCGATCTGGATGGCAAACGTGCCGACGCCCCCTGCGCCGCCGGAGATGAACACCCGGTCACCCGGCTTCAATGCCAGTTCGTCACGCAGGGCCTGCAGGGCGGTCAGGCCCGCCAGTGGCACCGCGGCAGCCTGCTGGAAGCCCCAGCCATCGGGGATGGTAGCGCAGCAATCGGCGGGCAGGGCAGCGAACTGGGCCAGCGCGCCCATCCTGTCCTTCGGCACCCGGGCGAACACGCGGTCCCCGGGCGAGAATTGCGTGACGCCATCCCCCACCGCCTCGACCACGCCCGCCAGTTCGTTGCCCATGATCGCGGGAAGCGGGTAATCGAGGATCATCTTCAGCTTGCCGTCGCGGGTCTTGTAATCGACCGGGTTCAGGCCGGCGGCATGGACCCGCACCAGCACATCGCCTGGCCCGGCAAGGGGCCGCACCATGTCGCGAAGCTCGGTCTTCTCCGGGCCGCCATAGCCCGTCATCACGAAAGCCCGCATCAGCACGCTCATGGTGGGTTTCCCGTTCAGCCGCCGGTCGCCGTTTCCGGCATCTCGGCATTCTTCACGTAGGTATCGAACCAGTTGATCATTTCGGCGAGCACGTGGAGCACGCTCTCGCGCCCGCGATAGCCGTGGTCCTCGTAAGGCAGCATCACCAGCCGCGCCGTGCCGCCGGTGCCGCGCACGGCGGCGAACATGCGTTCGGACTGTTCGGGGAAGGTGCCCGAATTGCTGTCATTGGTGCCGTGGACCATCAGCAGCGGTTCGTTGATCTGATCCGCCGCCATGAACGGCGAGAGCTCGTAATAGGTTTCCGGCGTGTCCCAGAACACCCGCCGCTCCGACTGGAAACCGAATGGCGTCAGCGTGCGGTTGTAGGCACCCGACCGGGCGATGCCGGCGCGGAAGATGTCGCTTTGCGCCAGCAGGTGCGCGGTCATGAAGGCGCCGTAGCTGTGGCCGCCCACGCCCACACGGTATCCGTCACCGAACCCGCGCGCGACGGAAAAGTCCACCGCCGCCTGCGCGCTCGACACGATCTGGTCGATGAAGGTGTCGTTGACGGTTTCCGGGTCGGACCCAACCACCGGCATCGCCGCGTCATCGAGCACGGCATAGCCCTGCGTCAGGAAGAACAACTGTGAATAGCTGCCCACGCGGGTAAAGCGGTAGGGCGAATCGCGGTTTTGCCCGGCTGTCGCGGCATTGTTGTATTCCAGCGGGTAGGCCCACACCACGAGGGGCAGCTTGTCCCCTTCCTGATAGCCGGCGGGCAGATAAAGGGTGGCGGTCAGCTGGGTGCCATCGGCGCGCGGGTAGGTCACCACCTCGCGGCTGATGCCGGTGAGTTCGGGGTGTGGATCAGGGAAGTCGGTGATGAACCGCGCCTGCCCGTCGGCGTAAAGGCGGTAGTTCCCCGGGTTGAGCGGGCTTTCGTAACGGGTGACGAAGCTGGTGCCGTCCCCGTCCAGCACGGCGGTCACGCTTTCCAGATACTCGCCATCGTTGCGCCACAGCTCAGTGGTTTCCAGCGTATCGAGGTCGAAGCGGCGCAGGAACGGGCGCAGGCCCTCTGGCGTGGCGCCGCTGCCGGAAAGCAGCAGCCTGCCATCGTCGTTGCGGGCCACGCTGAATCCTGCATCCGTTGTCGTCGAGACGGGGGAACCCGGATCGGCGTAGGCATCCTGGATGTTGCGCATGAACAGCTGGCGCGGGGCATTGCTGCCGGTGACGTCGATCAGCGCCTGGCGCACCTCGCGCGTATCGCGGTCGTAATCGGCGGCGATGATGTCATCGCTGCCCTCGATGCCGGAGAAGCCGGCGAAGCGATCCTCGAACCGGGCGACTTCGCGCGGGGCTGCGGTGAACGGGGCGGGGAGGGCGAAGAGCGCATCCCGCACCTCTGCCGCCACGCGCGGATCGCCGCCGTCCTGCGCCTCGGCCCACATGAGGGTGCTGGGCTCGGTCGGGTGCCAGACGATGCTGCGCCGCCCGGTCTGCACGCCCTGCACCGGCAGGTTGTCGGCCAGCGGCTGCTGGGCGATCGTGGCCACAGGGGTGCCATCGATCCGCGTGACGACCGAGGTCAGCGGGAAATCGGAGTAGGGCACCTGATAACTGTAGGGCTGGTCGATCCATTCCAGCAGCATGTACTGGTTGTCCGGCGATGCGCCGGCATAGGTGTAGACGCGCGGCGGGCCGACGATTTCGGGCGCGCTGCCGTCGAGCGAATAGATCACCGGCTGGCTGGTGCCCAGCCAGGTGAACAGCGCCTCGTCATAGGGATTCTCGAGCAGGTCCTGATAGGTGCGCGTCTGCGCCTCCTCACCGCCCACCGCGTTCTGGATCGCCGGGCCTTCGGGGGTGCGCGATTCGCTGGGCATGGGGCCGCGGTCCGCCGGCGAAACCATCACCAGCAGCCGTCCGTCCGGCAGCCAGCGCGGGCTCTGGAAAATGGGGTTCATCCCGCGTTCGAGAAGGGTGCGCGTCTCGCCAGTCTCGCTGTCCGCCAGCATCAGCGCGATGCCGTCGGCGTAGGTGTTGGAAAAGGCGATGTGCTCGCCATCGTTCGACCAGGTGAAATGCGACAGGTCGGCTTCGGGCGGAAGGGCCACTTCCACATCGTTTCCGCCGTCGATGTCACGCAATGTCATGCCGACAAAGCTGCGGATGCCGTGACGATCGTTGATGGACGCGTCGAGCCGCAGACCGGCCAGCTTTTCCATCGGCCGTGCCAATTCGCTCACCGGCGGCAGGGCCTCGCGCTCGATCAGCAGCATCCGATCGTATTCAGGCGAGATCGACACCGCCGGCGGCGGCGCGCGCAGCACGATATCGGCGATGTCCTGCGGCGGCAGGCTGTACCCATCCTGCGCCGCGGCAGGCGCGGCCAGGGCAATGGCGGGGGCTACGAGGGCGGTAAAAGCAAGCAAACGACGCATGAAAAATCCTCCAGTCACGGGAAAGGCTACCCGTCACGCAAGAATTGACAAGCCTCTATGCCCTCTATGCCGCTTTCTTTTTCTCCGCCCGCTGCACGATGCCGGACAGGCCCTTGGTCAGCTGGAACAGCCCGTTCAGGCGGCTCTGCGGATCGCCCCATGCGCGATTGATCTGCAGCTTCATGTCGGGGCGCAGCTTGGCGCTGTCGGGGCGGCCCTCGTTCAAACGCTCGACATAGGCGATAAGGCCGGCGGGATCGGGGAAGCGGTCTTCGTGGAAGGTGACGAGCGTGCCGCGCGCGCCGACATCCATCTTGGCAACGCACGCGCCCACGGCCTGCGCCTTGATCTCGATCAGGCGGATGAGGTTTTTCGTTGGCTGCGGCAATTCGCCGAACCGGTCGATCATCTCGGCCGCCAGCCCCTCTATCTCGGCCTGGTCCTGCGTCTCGTTGAGGCGGCGGTAGAGCGCCATGCGCACGGCCAGGTCGGGAACGTACTCTTCCGGGATCATGATCGGCGCATCGACGGTGATCTGCGGGCTGAGGCCGCGGCGATCGGTATCGATACCGGCATCGCCCGCCTTGGCCGCCAAAATCGCGTCTTCCAGCATGGACTGGTAGAGTTCGAAGCCGACCTCCTTGATGTGGCCCGACTGTTCGTCACCCAGCAGGTTGCCCGCGCCGCGAATGTCCAGGTCGTGGCTGGCGAGCTGGAAACCGGCCCCCAGGCTGTCGAGGTCGCCAAGAACCTTCAAGCGCTTTTCCGCAATCTCGCTTCGCTGGGAGTCGGCGGGCGTGGTGAGGTAGGCGTAGGCGCGGATCTTGGCGCGGCCCACGCGCCCGCGCAACTGATAGAGCTGGGCGAGGCCGAAGCGGTCGGCACGGTGGATGATGATGGTGTTGGCGCTGGGCAGGTCCAGCCCGCTTTCGACGATGGTGGTGGACAGCAGCACCTCGTATTTGCCTTCGTAGAACGCGCTCATCCGCTCCTCGATCTCGCCAGGCGACATCTGCCCGTGGGCAGAGACGGATTTCACCTCGGGCACGAATTCGCGCAGCCAGCCTTCGACCTGTTCCATGTCCGAGATGCGCGGCACGACGATGAAGCTCTGCCCGCCGCGATGATGCTCGCGCAGCAGCGCCTCGCGGATCACCATGTCGTCCCATTCCATCACGTAGGTCCGCACGGCCAGGCGATCGACCGGCGGGGTCTTGATGGTGGAAAGCTCGCGTAGGCCACTCATGGCCATCTGCAATGTGCGCGGGATGGGCGTGGCGGTCAGCGTCAGCACGTGGACGTCGGCGCGCAGCTGCTTCAGCTTTTCCTTGTGCGTGACGCCGAAACGCTGCTCCTCGTCTACGATTACCAAAGCCAGGTTCTTAAAACTGGTGCTCTTCGACAGGATCGCATGGGTGCCGATCACCACGTCGATGTCGCCCGAAGCCAGCCCATCGCGGGTGGCCTTCATCTCGGCAGCGGGAACCAGGCGGCTGAGGCGACCGACGTTGAGCGGGAAGCCGGCGAAGCGCTGGCTAAAATTCTGGAAGTGCTGGCGCGCGAGCAGGGTGGTGGGCGCGACGACCGCCACCTGCTGGCCGTTCATCGCGGCGACGAAAGCGGCGCGCAGGGCCACCTCCGTCTTGCCGAAGCCCACGTCGCCGCACACCAGACGATCCATCGGGTGGCCGCTTTCAAGGTCGCCCAGAACGTCCGAGATCGCGGCTTCCTGATCCTCCGTCTCCTCCCACGGGAAACGGTCGAGGAACTGGCCGTAGCTGCTTTCGTCGGCGGCGAGAACGGGGGCCCTGCGAAGCGCGCGCGTGGCGGCGACGCGCATCAGCTCGCCGGCGATCTCGCGGATGCGTTCTTTCAGGCGGGCACGGCGGCGCTGCCAGGCCTCGCCTCCCAGCTTGTCGAGCACCACGGCCTCTTCGCTGCTGCCGTAGCGGCTGAGGACGTCGATGTTCTCGACCGGGATGAACAGCTTGTCGCCGCCCCTGTACTCCAGCATCACGCAATCGTGCTGGCTCTGTCCGACAGGCACGGGTTCGAGGCCGATATACTTGCCGATGCCGTGATCGACGTGGACCACCAGGTCGCCCGCGGTCAGGGCCTGCAACTCGGCCAGGAACGCGTCGGCGTCCTTCTTCTTGCGGCGCCTGCGAACGAGGCGGTCGCCGAGCAGGTCCTGCTCGGTAATCAGCTCCATCTCGTCGTTGGCGAAGCCGGTATCGAGCGGCAGCACCATGGCGGCGGTCGTGCCGTTTGCGGCCTTGCCGAGCGCCTCCTGCCAGCTGTCGACGGTGACGACCTTGGTGCCGGCCTCACCGATGATGGAGGCGATGCGGCTGAGCGAGCCCTTGGTGTAAGCCGCCAGCAGCGGACGCTTTCCGGACTTGCCCACCGCCTTCAGGTAAGCAGCAGCAGCTTCGTAGACATTGGCAGACTGCGATCGTTCGGGCGTGAAATCGCGCGCCGAGCGGAAGCCGAAGTCGATGACCGTGTCGCTCTCGGGCTCGTCGAAAATGTTGGCGCGGTGAATCGGCCAACCGGCCAGCGCGGCGCGGAACTCCTTGTCGGTCAGGTAGAGCTGCGCAGGGTCGAGAGGGCGGTAGCTGCCCTTCTTCTGCCCGGTGATCTCCCCGCGCTGGCGGAAGTAATCGGCAATGTCGGTAAGCCGCTCGTCGCCCGCGGCCATGGCGGCGTTGTCGATCACCACCACGTCATCCTTGCCGAGGTGATCGAACAGCGTGGCCAGCTTGTCCTCGAACAGCGGCAGCCAGTGTTCCATGCCCGCCAGCCGGCGCCCGTCGCTGACCGCCTCGTAAAGAGGATCCTGGGTGGCATCGGCACCGAACTTTTCGCGGTAACGGCTGCGGAACCGCTTGATGCTGTCGTCGTCCAGCAGGGCCTCGCTGGCGGGCAGCAGCAGGTGCTGCTCGATTACGCCGGTGGTGCGCTGGGTGCCGGGATCGAAAAGGCGCAGGCTTTCCAGCTCGTCACCGAAGAAATCCAGCCTGAGGCCGGCTTCCAGCCCGCTGGGATAGATGTCTACGATGGATCCGCGCATGGCGAATTCGCCCGTGTCGACCACGGTGTCCACGCGGGTGTAACCATGCCGCCGCAGCAGCGCGGCAAGGCTCTCGTGGCCGATCACGGTGCCGACCTTGAACTCGCGCACCGATTCGCGGATGCGGAACGGCGTCAGCGCGCGCTGGAGCAGGGCGTTGACCGTGGTGACGAGCAGCTGCGTCCCGGCCTTGCCCGCCTGCAACTGGTAAAGGGCCGAAAGCCGTGCCGCGCTGACCGACAGGGCGGGGCTGGCGCGGTCATAGGGCAGGCAATCCCACGCGGGGAATTCGATTACCTGCAATTCCGGCGCGAAGAAACGTGCGGCCTCTGCCACGGAATACATCGCCGCATCGTCCGCCACCACGAACACGGCGCGCCCCTTCGCAGCGCGGGCGAGGTCCGCCATGACCAGCGGCTGCGCGCCGCGCGCCACCTGGGCGAGGGTGAGCGATTGCCGGGCGGAAAGAATGCGGGAAAGGTCGGGCATGGGATGGTTCAATCCGGCAACGCGAAAGCCCCCTTTCCGATCCGGAGAGGGGGTGAGGGCTGATTTTCGTCTGCGCTAGATGCGCACGTAGTCCAGCCGAAGCAAGGCCTCCATTTGGGCACCCTGCATGGGTTCGGGCGGCGGGGCGGTGCCCATGGTCCAGGCCAGCACGTCGGGATCCTCGTGTTCCAGCAGCGCCTCGAACCAGGCCAGCTCGGCCTCTTCCCATTCGGCGTGGTAGGTGTCGAAGAAGCAGCCAAAGGTGTAATCCGCCTCGCGGGTGCCGCGATGCCAAGCGCGGAATTTGGCGCGGGCGAGGCGGCGGGTAAGGTCCGTGGACGACATGGCCGCGCCTCCTACCGGCAAGCGGCGCATTGCGCTAGGGCGGCGCGATGCGTCCGGAAATTCTCAACCCGCTGTTCGCCGAGACAGG
This is a stretch of genomic DNA from Aurantiacibacter arachoides. It encodes these proteins:
- a CDS encoding class I SAM-dependent methyltransferase is translated as MIRFAPVAATVGALLVATAGCATIEQEELGAFEASEELMAAVISPARPAEDVARDAARLPLETISFAGVAPGQTIAEIAPGGGYYTRILAQAVGSEGKVYALMPASFANRPGGLDTINALAEQYGNIEVVVVESYASLTLPEQVDLVWTTENYHDLANGDVAATNRWAYGAVRPGGIYFVEDHAAPGTGTAATATLHRIDPATVRQQVTAAGFRFEAESNHLANPADPHTANPRDFAGESDRFAFRFRR
- a CDS encoding phosphatase PAP2 family protein, whose amino-acid sequence is MRRIMLVLSRAQAAVIVVAVSLLPTLAISALFSGTGALWLAPVSPRVLVIALAASLLATIVRMRALRLAGETPTLRSVIRADGPAILIPGALIVLIAFPSAAFSFAKANIPGIVPFYLDPPLVTADRWLFLGTDPWRVSHALLGPWGTIVIDRLYVLWFTLFPFLAVWIGGSRDRTFQLRAFMGVLVVLLLVGNAMALAMSSAGPVFYQHFYGDPYYAPLLARLAEADAIQPISALSIADWLLETYETGGFGSGISAMPSVHVGFAVLTWLMVRDRVANPWPRALAGLYAFAIWVGSFHLAWHYAWDGIVSLAVVWACWRLLQRVEVAPSA
- a CDS encoding NAD kinase produces the protein MAETPATRNLALLHSPSERARDAARLLSERIPFVPIEEADTLVALGGDGTMLDALHAMLDTGRKLPVFGLNLGTVGFMMNRYAGASGVVERIGRAKPMAVRPLRMEAITQDGRSHRSCALNEVSLLRETRQTAKVEISVNGKVRIPELAGDGVLLSTPMGSTAYNLSANGPILPLDSRMLALTPISPFRPRRWPGAILPENSRVSFRVREPGNRPVAVVADQKEVRDVAEVHVEIAADMEMTLLFDPGHALDERIVAEQFVH
- a CDS encoding EAL domain-containing protein; amino-acid sequence: MTFPAQIYERRTRHDRRRVDPHPITHDLAEALVADEIDLMFQPQFASDSQALVGAEALVRWRHPNHGVLAGDALVGIAQSGGMARRLARHIARSALREAASWPPVLRLSLNVTAMDLADRSFAEEMLALVAQSGFPADRLTLEITEQALVADLERSAKRLATLAEAGIRIALDDFGAGFCNFRYLKTLPIDALKLDRSMIEGVAQDKRDLAILRGILAMADALGLTVIAEGVETDDQRLIAAREGCAVWQGFLGAEPMAASDFTLFAAR
- a CDS encoding NADP-dependent oxidoreductase yields the protein MSVLMRAFVMTGYGGPEKTELRDMVRPLAGPGDVLVRVHAAGLNPVDYKTRDGKLKMILDYPLPAIMGNELAGVVEAVGDGVTQFSPGDRVFARVPKDRMGALAQFAALPADCCATIPDGWGFQQAAAVPLAGLTALQALRDELALKPGDRVFISGGAGGVGTFAIQIAKWLGAHVTTTASPRGRALVERMGADRVIDYTAENFEDVLADEVDGAFDLIGGDTLMRTFAVVRKGGKVVSIGGVPEPVTAERDLNGDWKLKALFWAASLKQRAAARRHGVTYRYLFMHPSGAELAELGALMATGKLDPQIDRTFLFAETKDAFAYLEQGHAKGKVIVTVAG
- a CDS encoding S9 family peptidase — encoded protein: MRRLLAFTALVAPAIALAAPAAAQDGYSLPPQDIADIVLRAPPPAVSISPEYDRMLLIEREALPPVSELARPMEKLAGLRLDASINDRHGIRSFVGMTLRDIDGGNDVEVALPPEADLSHFTWSNDGEHIAFSNTYADGIALMLADSETGETRTLLERGMNPIFQSPRWLPDGRLLVMVSPADRGPMPSESRTPEGPAIQNAVGGEEAQTRTYQDLLENPYDEALFTWLGTSQPVIYSLDGSAPEIVGPPRVYTYAGASPDNQYMLLEWIDQPYSYQVPYSDFPLTSVVTRIDGTPVATIAQQPLADNLPVQGVQTGRRSIVWHPTEPSTLMWAEAQDGGDPRVAAEVRDALFALPAPFTAAPREVARFEDRFAGFSGIEGSDDIIAADYDRDTREVRQALIDVTGSNAPRQLFMRNIQDAYADPGSPVSTTTDAGFSVARNDDGRLLLSGSGATPEGLRPFLRRFDLDTLETTELWRNDGEYLESVTAVLDGDGTSFVTRYESPLNPGNYRLYADGQARFITDFPDPHPELTGISREVVTYPRADGTQLTATLYLPAGYQEGDKLPLVVWAYPLEYNNAATAGQNRDSPYRFTRVGSYSQLFFLTQGYAVLDDAAMPVVGSDPETVNDTFIDQIVSSAQAAVDFSVARGFGDGYRVGVGGHSYGAFMTAHLLAQSDIFRAGIARSGAYNRTLTPFGFQSERRVFWDTPETYYELSPFMAADQINEPLLMVHGTNDSNSGTFPEQSERMFAAVRGTGGTARLVMLPYEDHGYRGRESVLHVLAEMINWFDTYVKNAEMPETATGG
- the mfd gene encoding transcription-repair coupling factor produces the protein MPDLSRILSARQSLTLAQVARGAQPLVMADLARAAKGRAVFVVADDAAMYSVAEAARFFAPELQVIEFPAWDCLPYDRASPALSVSAARLSALYQLQAGKAGTQLLVTTVNALLQRALTPFRIRESVREFKVGTVIGHESLAALLRRHGYTRVDTVVDTGEFAMRGSIVDIYPSGLEAGLRLDFFGDELESLRLFDPGTQRTTGVIEQHLLLPASEALLDDDSIKRFRSRYREKFGADATQDPLYEAVSDGRRLAGMEHWLPLFEDKLATLFDHLGKDDVVVIDNAAMAAGDERLTDIADYFRQRGEITGQKKGSYRPLDPAQLYLTDKEFRAALAGWPIHRANIFDEPESDTVIDFGFRSARDFTPERSQSANVYEAAAAYLKAVGKSGKRPLLAAYTKGSLSRIASIIGEAGTKVVTVDSWQEALGKAANGTTAAMVLPLDTGFANDEMELITEQDLLGDRLVRRRRKKKDADAFLAELQALTAGDLVVHVDHGIGKYIGLEPVPVGQSQHDCVMLEYRGGDKLFIPVENIDVLSRYGSSEEAVVLDKLGGEAWQRRRARLKERIREIAGELMRVAATRALRRAPVLAADESSYGQFLDRFPWEETEDQEAAISDVLGDLESGHPMDRLVCGDVGFGKTEVALRAAFVAAMNGQQVAVVAPTTLLARQHFQNFSQRFAGFPLNVGRLSRLVPAAEMKATRDGLASGDIDVVIGTHAILSKSTSFKNLALVIVDEEQRFGVTHKEKLKQLRADVHVLTLTATPIPRTLQMAMSGLRELSTIKTPPVDRLAVRTYVMEWDDMVIREALLREHHRGGQSFIVVPRISDMEQVEGWLREFVPEVKSVSAHGQMSPGEIEERMSAFYEGKYEVLLSTTIVESGLDLPSANTIIIHRADRFGLAQLYQLRGRVGRAKIRAYAYLTTPADSQRSEIAEKRLKVLGDLDSLGAGFQLASHDLDIRGAGNLLGDEQSGHIKEVGFELYQSMLEDAILAAKAGDAGIDTDRRGLSPQITVDAPIMIPEEYVPDLAVRMALYRRLNETQDQAEIEGLAAEMIDRFGELPQPTKNLIRLIEIKAQAVGACVAKMDVGARGTLVTFHEDRFPDPAGLIAYVERLNEGRPDSAKLRPDMKLQINRAWGDPQSRLNGLFQLTKGLSGIVQRAEKKKAA
- a CDS encoding succinate dehydrogenase assembly factor 2, giving the protein MSSTDLTRRLARAKFRAWHRGTREADYTFGCFFDTYHAEWEEAELAWFEALLEHEDPDVLAWTMGTAPPPEPMQGAQMEALLRLDYVRI